In Maridesulfovibrio zosterae DSM 11974, a genomic segment contains:
- a CDS encoding response regulator transcription factor, with protein sequence MNKILLIDDDPEMGELLSTYLDGEGYTLHHACTAKDGLKVIEHGDFELVLLDIVLPDISGLNVLGKIRQDSTIPVIMLTGKGDEVDRVVGLEMGADDYICKPFPLRELLARMRASLRRCSMSKSSIIHTPSSKGKLKVGGIEVNLDSQSIIVQGLETHFTAAEFSIIEHLAVNCGKLVERDELMEIALGRTVDFDDYVLNVHMSNLRRKIGDSVAIKTIRGRGYMMTARNKTEA encoded by the coding sequence ATGAATAAGATACTTCTTATAGATGACGACCCTGAAATGGGAGAACTGTTGTCCACCTATCTGGACGGCGAAGGTTACACACTGCATCACGCATGCACAGCAAAAGATGGCCTGAAAGTGATAGAACATGGAGATTTTGAGCTTGTACTTCTGGACATTGTGTTGCCCGATATCAGCGGACTTAATGTACTGGGAAAAATCAGGCAGGATTCTACCATTCCAGTCATCATGCTGACAGGTAAAGGAGATGAGGTGGATAGAGTTGTAGGTCTTGAAATGGGGGCAGATGACTATATTTGCAAGCCGTTCCCGCTTCGTGAACTGCTGGCACGTATGAGAGCTTCGCTCAGACGCTGCTCTATGAGCAAATCGTCCATCATCCATACTCCCAGTTCAAAAGGAAAACTCAAAGTTGGCGGAATTGAGGTCAATCTTGATTCCCAGTCAATAATAGTCCAAGGATTAGAAACTCACTTCACTGCAGCTGAATTCAGTATTATTGAACATTTAGCTGTTAATTGCGGAAAACTTGTTGAACGTGATGAGCTTATGGAAATAGCTTTAGGACGTACTGTTGATTTTGATGACTATGTTCTTAATGTTCACATGAGCAACCTACGCCGGAAAATAGGTGATTCAGTTGCTATCAAAACGATCAGAGGACGTGGATACATGATGACAGCAAGAAATAAAACCGAAGCATGA
- a CDS encoding YfiR family protein: MGFLKIHKIMAVMLASFFVLYSIPIETAQARIVATQPQLQALFIKKITKYVLTPDMNKISAIRPVTVAAIMPHEMAAFFKKSDGFKLVRWPAANCEVLFIGDVNPRIMAAVLEKVKGKPILTIGRSPYFLSMGGMINLVENGSRFKLQVNVCAARKAGLTISSKLLKLSDVYCGENPQ, encoded by the coding sequence GTGGGATTTCTAAAAATCCATAAAATAATGGCAGTTATGCTTGCCTCATTCTTTGTGCTATATTCTATACCGATTGAAACGGCACAAGCCCGCATAGTAGCCACTCAGCCACAGCTTCAAGCTCTGTTTATTAAAAAAATAACCAAGTATGTTCTGACACCGGATATGAATAAAATTTCCGCAATCAGACCTGTAACGGTTGCTGCAATTATGCCGCATGAAATGGCTGCTTTTTTTAAAAAAAGCGATGGATTCAAACTAGTACGCTGGCCTGCTGCTAATTGCGAAGTACTTTTTATTGGAGATGTAAATCCACGGATTATGGCAGCTGTATTGGAAAAAGTTAAAGGTAAACCAATTCTAACTATAGGACGCAGCCCTTATTTTCTAAGCATGGGAGGTATGATTAATCTGGTTGAAAACGGATCCCGCTTTAAATTGCAAGTAAATGTATGTGCTGCCCGTAAAGCTGGGCTTACAATCAGTTCCAAGCTTCTCAAGCTATCTGACGTTTACTGTGGAGAAAATCCTCAATGA
- a CDS encoding TonB-dependent receptor plug domain-containing protein, translating into MIRLRLAVIALLFSLLVIATSILPCFAGDTDVTSELDSLDLEDLLQVEMVSPSERKQSLEHIPGSYTILTAEDIKSSGAKNIPEALRTVPGVMVTRTDTAKWSIGIRGFSGVFNSKQLILVDNRPITSPYFDGVIWSTKDLAIETVKRIEIIRGPWTSLWGSESFNGVINIITKSAAEMQGTQSVTTAGTDGASQFIRHGEKVTSKGTLAVYAKGGYEGGKSYKIRGRTEKGSTNWVTGSAGFRTDWLNTYTDQFSLQGQLSTSTIDEKSPPGNHFSSDNEKKEYSGYTQLLWDRKTGVNSGMQFRTSYTRDAITLEDMDVESNAVDAEFIYSAEKMGVHLLTFGLGGRYFWDSFSQGKKVSVINDNIYRLDFSGFAKDKITIIDEKLFLTLGLKLDYSGSNDLSPQPTARLLYTEGDEEYWLALSQATRQPGNWIREGNYKIKVRDTTYDVNISSNLEPEQLSSIEAGYRKLFSKTLKLDWSLYFNNYDKLATFELDNDNNTATPASNLSGLTYGTEIALDWSPLSFLTLRPSLDLSNQDFSRTGINIPGFSPPINSPIYSVKLQALFNISKEWEFDLFSSYLNTMDGKDLSTGFGLDARLAWTPRNDLSIELIGDSLLGGVNDGDFVPAEPSYTLRLTWDF; encoded by the coding sequence ATGATCCGTTTACGTTTAGCTGTTATTGCTCTCTTATTCTCACTACTGGTCATTGCAACCAGTATTTTACCATGTTTTGCAGGAGACACGGATGTCACCTCAGAACTGGACTCATTAGACCTTGAAGACCTTTTACAAGTTGAAATGGTCTCTCCTTCTGAACGCAAACAATCTCTCGAACATATTCCAGGGTCATATACTATTCTTACCGCTGAAGACATCAAAAGCAGCGGAGCTAAAAATATCCCCGAAGCGTTAAGAACAGTTCCCGGTGTAATGGTCACCAGAACAGACACAGCTAAATGGTCTATCGGAATTCGCGGTTTTTCAGGAGTTTTTAACTCCAAACAATTAATACTGGTAGACAACCGCCCGATAACCTCCCCTTATTTTGACGGCGTAATATGGTCTACCAAAGATCTGGCAATTGAAACAGTTAAACGAATCGAGATTATCCGGGGACCGTGGACTAGCCTGTGGGGTTCTGAGTCTTTTAATGGAGTAATAAATATAATAACAAAATCCGCTGCAGAAATGCAGGGAACCCAAAGCGTAACTACAGCCGGAACTGACGGGGCAAGTCAATTTATACGTCATGGCGAAAAAGTTACCAGTAAGGGTACGCTCGCCGTATATGCTAAGGGTGGATATGAAGGTGGAAAATCCTATAAAATAAGAGGTCGAACAGAAAAAGGGTCAACAAACTGGGTTACAGGATCTGCCGGATTCAGAACAGACTGGCTCAACACATACACTGATCAATTCTCACTTCAGGGACAATTATCAACATCGACAATTGACGAAAAATCTCCCCCCGGAAACCATTTCTCATCTGACAATGAGAAAAAAGAGTACAGCGGATATACTCAACTTCTCTGGGACCGGAAAACCGGAGTAAATTCCGGCATGCAATTTCGCACATCCTATACCAGAGACGCAATTACTCTGGAGGATATGGATGTAGAGTCAAATGCAGTTGATGCTGAGTTCATATACTCTGCTGAGAAAATGGGTGTACATCTCCTTACTTTTGGCTTGGGTGGACGTTATTTCTGGGATTCATTCAGTCAAGGAAAAAAAGTTTCAGTTATAAATGATAACATCTACAGACTTGATTTCAGCGGCTTTGCCAAAGATAAAATAACTATTATAGACGAAAAACTTTTTCTGACACTGGGTCTAAAACTTGATTACTCCGGTTCCAATGACCTTTCACCGCAACCAACAGCTCGATTACTTTACACTGAGGGTGATGAAGAATACTGGTTGGCTCTCTCTCAGGCAACCAGACAACCGGGTAACTGGATTCGTGAAGGCAATTACAAAATCAAAGTGAGAGACACCACATACGATGTTAATATTTCCAGTAATCTTGAACCGGAACAGTTAAGCTCTATTGAAGCCGGTTATCGTAAACTTTTCAGTAAAACACTTAAACTGGATTGGTCACTTTACTTCAATAATTATGATAAACTCGCAACTTTTGAACTCGACAATGATAATAATACGGCCACTCCAGCAAGTAATCTTAGCGGATTAACGTACGGGACCGAAATAGCACTTGACTGGTCTCCACTGTCTTTCTTAACTCTAAGACCATCACTTGATCTTTCAAATCAAGATTTTTCAAGAACTGGTATTAATATCCCTGGTTTTTCTCCTCCAATAAACAGTCCTATATACAGTGTTAAACTTCAAGCCCTGTTCAATATTTCAAAAGAATGGGAGTTTGATTTATTTTCATCATATCTGAACACTATGGACGGGAAAGACCTATCCACAGGATTCGGACTTGATGCGAGACTGGCATGGACACCACGTAATGACCTATCAATTGAACTGATCGGTGATAGCTTACTAGGGGGTGTCAACGATGGAGATTTTGTCCCCGCAGAACCCTCATACACTCTGAGGTTAACGTGGGATTTCTAA